The following proteins are encoded in a genomic region of Desulfuromonadales bacterium:
- a CDS encoding MBL fold metallo-hydrolase, with translation MQVETLAVGPLQVNCFIVACEKTREALVVDPGDEAERILQRLQARGLQLKMVVNTHGHFDHIGGNRLLVERSGAELLIHQGDLPVLRRAREHAALYGMSVTPSPEPARLLAGGEILTVGELRLQVLHTPGHSPGGICLLGDGHLFVGDTLFAGSVGRTDLPGGDHDTLIDGIRHQLLVLPDTTVVHPGHGPDTTIGREKRVNPYL, from the coding sequence ATGCAGGTCGAGACGCTGGCGGTGGGTCCGCTGCAGGTGAACTGTTTTATCGTCGCCTGCGAAAAAACCCGGGAGGCGCTGGTCGTCGATCCCGGCGACGAGGCGGAGCGGATTCTGCAGAGATTGCAGGCCCGCGGCCTGCAGCTGAAGATGGTCGTCAACACGCATGGCCACTTCGACCATATCGGCGGCAACCGCCTGCTGGTGGAGAGGTCCGGCGCCGAACTGCTGATCCACCAGGGCGACCTGCCGGTGCTGCGTCGGGCGCGGGAGCATGCGGCCCTCTACGGCATGAGCGTGACCCCGTCGCCGGAGCCGGCCCGACTGCTTGCCGGCGGAGAAATCCTCACCGTGGGCGAACTGCGGCTGCAGGTCCTGCACACCCCGGGGCACTCCCCTGGCGGCATCTGCCTGCTGGGCGACGGGCACCTCTTTGTCGGCGACACCCTGTTCGCCGGTTCGGTGGGGCGCACCGACCTGCCCGGTGGCGACCATGACACCCTCATCGACGGTATCCGTCACCAGCTTCTGGTGCTCCCCGACACGACTGTCGTCCATCCCGGGCACGGGCCTGACACCACCATCGGCCGGGAGAAGCGGGTGAATCCGTATTTGTAG
- a CDS encoding zinc dependent phospholipase C family protein, with translation MLIVFLTVTIILAAPLDALAWGVGVHLQVGSHVLANLQSLPPALQALLAAFPHDYLYGCISADITLGKKFTHYLEHCHSWRMGKKILDAATTDRQKACAYGYLAHLGADCVAHSYYVPYKMVRTFNTMLLKHAYWELRFEADVDPQIWALARTIARKDFHENDALMRSVLSDTIFSFNTNKRLFNSLMLLNRLQQWQKMLRSLSNASKWTLEEEDRKEYLALAQQAAMSVLAQMEQSPFWKADPTGERALGAAQMIRKNLNLLWLDGKLPAAEAETILFDLRSRFREGLTRPEELLALLSGY, from the coding sequence TTGCTTATAGTTTTCCTGACTGTCACCATCATCCTGGCGGCGCCTCTCGATGCCCTGGCCTGGGGGGTGGGGGTCCACCTGCAGGTCGGCTCGCACGTCCTCGCCAATCTCCAGAGTCTGCCCCCGGCTCTGCAGGCGCTGCTCGCCGCCTTCCCACACGACTACCTCTACGGCTGCATCAGCGCCGACATCACCCTCGGCAAGAAGTTCACCCACTACCTGGAGCACTGCCACTCCTGGCGGATGGGAAAAAAAATCCTCGATGCGGCAACGACCGACCGGCAGAAGGCCTGTGCCTACGGCTATCTCGCCCATCTCGGGGCGGACTGCGTGGCGCACTCCTATTACGTTCCCTACAAGATGGTGCGCACCTTCAACACCATGCTGCTCAAGCACGCCTACTGGGAGCTGCGCTTCGAGGCCGACGTCGACCCGCAGATCTGGGCGCTGGCCCGAACCATCGCCCGCAAGGATTTTCATGAAAACGACGCGCTGATGCGCAGCGTCCTCTCCGATACCATCTTCTCCTTCAACACCAACAAGCGGCTGTTCAACTCGCTGATGCTGCTCAACCGCCTGCAGCAGTGGCAGAAGATGCTCCGCTCCCTCTCCAATGCCTCCAAATGGACTCTCGAGGAGGAGGACCGGAAAGAGTACCTGGCCCTGGCGCAGCAGGCCGCTATGAGCGTGCTGGCGCAGATGGAGCAGAGTCCCTTCTGGAAGGCCGACCCGACCGGCGAACGGGCCCTGGGCGCCGCCCAGATGATCCGCAAGAACCTCAACCTGCTCTGGCTCGACGGCAAGCTGCCGGCGGCAGAAGCGGAGACGATCCTGTTTGATCTGCGCAGCCGTTTCCGCGAAGGGTTGACCCGGCCGGAAGAGCTGCTGGCGCTGCTTTCGGGCTACTGA
- the coaBC gene encoding bifunctional phosphopantothenoylcysteine decarboxylase/phosphopantothenate--cysteine ligase CoaBC, translated as MLKAKTIVLGVTGGIAVYKAVELLRLYVKAGAVVHVIMTRSAQEFVTPLTFQTLSGNPVHTDLFSLYQEREIGHISLADRADLFVVAPATANVVGKVAGGIADDLLTTTIMATKAPVLFVPAMNVNMWENPLYRQNEAKLKDFGYHFMEPATGFLACGWEGKGKLPDPAAIFAETERLLTPRDLAGETVLVTAGPTREELDPVRYISNYSSGKMGYAIARAACNRGARVILVSGPTCLTAPCGVEAVAVLSACQMRDAVLARAQEATVIIKAAAVADYRPAEPAGQKIKKGEAQALSLRLEKNPDILAELGRMKGERFLVGFAAETADLLENARKKLAEKNLDLIVANDVTQAGAGFDVDTNIVRLLFRDGTLEELPQLSKDEVAHRLLDRIAARRGRK; from the coding sequence ATGCTCAAAGCTAAAACGATCGTTCTCGGGGTAACCGGCGGCATCGCCGTCTACAAGGCGGTGGAGTTGCTGCGCCTCTACGTCAAGGCCGGAGCGGTGGTGCATGTCATTATGACCCGCAGCGCGCAGGAGTTCGTCACGCCCCTGACCTTCCAGACTCTCTCCGGCAACCCGGTCCATACCGATCTCTTCAGCCTCTACCAGGAGCGGGAGATCGGCCACATTTCGCTCGCCGACCGGGCTGACCTCTTCGTCGTGGCGCCGGCAACCGCCAACGTCGTCGGCAAGGTGGCCGGCGGCATCGCCGACGACCTGCTGACGACAACGATCATGGCCACCAAAGCGCCGGTGCTGTTCGTCCCGGCGATGAACGTCAACATGTGGGAGAATCCCCTTTACCGGCAGAACGAGGCGAAACTCAAGGACTTCGGCTACCACTTCATGGAGCCGGCGACGGGCTTTCTCGCCTGCGGCTGGGAAGGGAAGGGGAAGCTGCCCGATCCGGCGGCGATTTTCGCCGAGACGGAGCGGCTGCTCACGCCCCGGGACCTGGCCGGCGAGACGGTGCTGGTCACCGCCGGCCCGACCCGCGAAGAGCTCGACCCGGTACGCTACATCAGCAACTATTCCTCGGGGAAGATGGGGTACGCCATCGCCCGTGCCGCCTGCAACCGCGGCGCCCGGGTCATCCTGGTTTCGGGGCCGACCTGCCTGACCGCCCCCTGCGGCGTCGAGGCGGTGGCGGTCCTCAGCGCCTGCCAGATGCGCGATGCGGTCCTGGCGCGAGCGCAGGAAGCGACCGTCATCATCAAGGCGGCGGCGGTGGCCGACTACCGTCCCGCCGAACCGGCCGGGCAGAAGATCAAGAAGGGGGAGGCCCAGGCGCTGAGCCTGCGGCTGGAAAAGAATCCGGACATCCTGGCCGAACTCGGCCGGATGAAGGGAGAGCGCTTCCTGGTCGGGTTTGCCGCCGAGACGGCCGATCTGCTGGAGAACGCCCGCAAGAAGCTGGCGGAGAAGAATCTCGACCTGATCGTCGCCAACGACGTCACCCAGGCCGGCGCCGGGTTCGATGTCGACACCAACATCGTCCGCCTGCTTTTCCGCGACGGGACGCTGGAGGAGCTGCCGCAGCTGAGCAAGGATGAGGTAGCGCACCGCCTGCTTGACCGCATCGCCGCCCGACGCGGCAGGAAATGA
- a CDS encoding FAD-dependent monooxygenase, giving the protein MALRLREVPLTLTEPESLLPRKVAAELGLEPHAVLGWQIVRQGIDARRKPRILRIYTVEFSVADEEELLRRLGTNPRLERAAAPVLPTVVPLGSRHRVLVVGMGPAGLFAALHLARYGLGVTLVERGRPVEERVRDVRRFWTAGELDPTSNVQFGEGGAGTFSDGKLTTRVNHPWTRLVLQTLVDCGAPAEILVQAKPHVGTDCLRRVLVNFRTTLRQAGVEMLYQSRLSGLECAGGAVRAGIIEERGAIPCDSLVLAPGHSARDTYRMLAEAGVALEAKPFAVGARVEHPAELINRIQYGMTAHPALPAADYAMAWNDPDSGRGVYSFCMCPGGEVVNAASEAGGVVVNGMSGHSRAGRYSNSALVVAVRREDFDGADPLAGVRFQRRWEEAAFAAGGGDYRAPAQNLLGFLGRGRGALVSSCRPGVREAELDRVLPSFVVDGLRRALPHFERRMRGFITGEATLTGVETRTSAPLRILRGEDGESVSHPGLYPAGEGAGYAGGIMSAALDGLRVAELIAVKAGKRE; this is encoded by the coding sequence ATGGCCCTGCGCCTGCGCGAGGTGCCCCTGACCCTGACGGAGCCGGAAAGCCTGCTGCCCCGCAAGGTGGCTGCGGAACTCGGTCTTGAACCCCATGCGGTCCTCGGCTGGCAGATCGTTCGCCAGGGGATCGATGCCCGGCGCAAGCCGCGGATATTACGAATCTATACCGTCGAGTTTTCGGTCGCCGACGAGGAGGAACTGCTACGCCGCCTGGGGACCAACCCTCGCCTGGAACGGGCGGCGGCGCCGGTACTGCCGACCGTCGTGCCGCTCGGCAGCCGCCATCGGGTGCTGGTGGTGGGGATGGGGCCGGCCGGCCTGTTCGCCGCCCTGCACCTGGCCCGCTACGGACTCGGCGTCACTCTGGTGGAGCGGGGTCGGCCGGTTGAGGAGCGGGTCCGGGACGTGCGCCGGTTCTGGACGGCCGGCGAGCTCGACCCGACGAGCAACGTGCAGTTCGGCGAGGGGGGCGCCGGCACTTTTTCCGACGGCAAGCTGACGACCCGGGTCAACCATCCCTGGACCCGCCTGGTGCTGCAGACGCTGGTCGATTGCGGCGCCCCGGCGGAGATCCTGGTGCAGGCCAAGCCGCACGTGGGCACCGACTGCCTGCGCCGGGTGCTGGTCAACTTTCGCACCACCCTCCGCCAGGCCGGCGTGGAAATGCTCTACCAGAGTCGCTTGAGCGGACTGGAATGCGCCGGCGGCGCGGTGCGGGCGGGCATCATCGAGGAACGGGGTGCCATCCCCTGCGACAGCCTGGTGCTGGCACCCGGCCACAGTGCCCGCGACACTTACCGGATGCTCGCCGAGGCGGGCGTCGCGCTCGAGGCCAAGCCCTTCGCCGTGGGGGCGCGCGTCGAGCACCCGGCCGAGCTGATCAACCGCATCCAGTACGGGATGACCGCGCACCCGGCCCTGCCGGCGGCCGATTATGCCATGGCCTGGAACGATCCCGACAGCGGACGGGGGGTCTACTCCTTCTGCATGTGCCCCGGCGGCGAGGTGGTCAACGCCGCCTCCGAAGCCGGCGGGGTGGTGGTCAACGGGATGAGCGGCCACAGCCGCGCCGGCCGCTATTCCAACAGCGCCCTGGTGGTGGCCGTGCGCCGCGAGGATTTCGACGGCGCCGATCCCCTGGCCGGCGTCCGTTTCCAGCGGCGCTGGGAGGAGGCAGCCTTCGCCGCCGGCGGCGGCGATTACCGGGCGCCGGCGCAGAACCTGCTCGGTTTTCTCGGCCGCGGGCGCGGGGCGCTCGTCTCGTCCTGCCGGCCGGGGGTACGGGAAGCAGAGCTCGACCGGGTCCTTCCCTCCTTCGTCGTCGACGGGCTGCGCCGGGCGCTGCCGCACTTCGAGCGGCGGATGCGCGGCTTCATTACCGGCGAAGCGACCCTGACGGGGGTGGAGACGCGGACCTCGGCCCCGTTGCGCATCCTGCGCGGGGAGGATGGAGAGTCGGTTTCGCATCCGGGACTCTACCCCGCCGGCGAAGGGGCAGGTTACGCCGGGGGGATCATGAGTGCAGCGCTCGACGGCCTGCGGGTGGCCGAACTGATAGCAGTCAAAGCGGGAAAACGGGAGTAA
- a CDS encoding HD domain-containing protein yields MKKIFVEQIRERDWVDSPFLVRDKIMAMAKNGKPYMTLKLVDRTGEVEGRVWDRVDEFSERFGKDDFLRVQGKASVYLGKMQLVVQDLARLADVEVDLADYLPVATRSTEELVAELRTRVGSLTDPHLRRLLEAFLADAAFLQLYATAPAAKTMHHVYLGGLLEHSLAVADLADDVSRRYPGVQRDLLVVGALLHDIGKVAELCYERSFDYTDEGKLIGHIVMGVEMVEEKVRQLPDFPRALSTLIKHLLLSHHGQYEFGSPKRPKTLEAVILNFLDDLDSKINGVRTHIERDPDNGSAWTGYHRLYDRYFFKETLPGTARQEEPPAASPAGSPRATSPEPKPELKTEPKPERTTAEKERKRFGFTLADQLKGKSLDLFAADEQEKE; encoded by the coding sequence GTGAAAAAAATCTTCGTGGAACAGATCCGCGAGCGGGACTGGGTCGACAGCCCTTTCCTGGTGCGCGACAAGATCATGGCGATGGCCAAGAACGGCAAGCCCTACATGACTCTCAAGCTGGTCGACCGCACCGGCGAAGTCGAAGGGCGGGTCTGGGACCGGGTGGACGAGTTCAGCGAGCGCTTCGGCAAGGACGACTTCCTCCGGGTGCAGGGGAAGGCCAGCGTCTACCTGGGCAAGATGCAACTGGTCGTGCAGGACCTGGCACGACTGGCGGACGTCGAGGTCGACCTCGCCGACTACCTGCCGGTCGCCACGCGCAGCACCGAGGAGTTGGTGGCCGAATTGCGGACCCGGGTGGGCTCCCTGACCGATCCCCACCTGCGCCGGCTGCTCGAAGCCTTTCTGGCCGATGCGGCGTTTCTGCAGCTCTACGCCACCGCCCCGGCGGCCAAGACGATGCACCACGTCTACCTCGGCGGGCTGCTCGAGCACTCCCTGGCGGTGGCCGATCTGGCCGACGACGTCAGTCGGCGCTACCCCGGCGTCCAGCGCGACCTGCTGGTCGTCGGGGCGCTGCTGCACGACATCGGCAAGGTGGCCGAACTCTGTTACGAGCGCAGCTTCGATTACACCGACGAGGGGAAGCTGATCGGCCATATCGTCATGGGGGTGGAGATGGTGGAGGAGAAGGTCCGTCAGCTTCCGGATTTTCCTCGCGCCCTGTCGACGCTCATCAAGCATCTGCTTCTCTCGCACCACGGCCAGTACGAGTTCGGTTCCCCCAAGCGACCCAAGACCCTCGAGGCGGTCATACTCAATTTCCTCGACGACCTCGACTCGAAGATCAACGGTGTGCGCACCCACATCGAGCGGGATCCGGACAACGGCTCCGCCTGGACCGGTTACCACCGTCTGTATGACCGCTATTTCTTCAAGGAAACTCTGCCCGGCACCGCCCGGCAGGAAGAGCCGCCCGCTGCGTCGCCGGCCGGGTCCCCCCGGGCGACATCCCCTGAACCGAAACCTGAACTGAAAACCGAGCCGAAACCCGAACGGACCACGGCGGAGAAAGAGCGCAAGCGTTTCGGTTTTACCCTGGCGGATCAGCTCAAGGGGAAGAGCCTCGATCTGTTTGCCGCTGACGAACAGGAAAAGGAGTAG